The sequence below is a genomic window from Lolium perenne isolate Kyuss_39 chromosome 4, Kyuss_2.0, whole genome shotgun sequence.
ATTGCGTATGAGACTCTAATTTATTATGAGAATTATGCATGAGGCTTCTTAGTATGCTGTTGTCATTTGTGACTGAGATTATGCATGCCACTTGTATCTTTTTCATATTCGCAACATGTTATTTGCTTACTATCAAGATTACCGCGATGTTGTGGTTGTGGAGTTCATTTTTCAGGCCATTTTCCATGTTTCTTTTGGAACTTCTATGCTAGCGTGATCATTTTACATAATATTTAATTTCCCTTTGTATTGTTAATAAGTGATACACAAGTATTCAAATATATTCCATGTTGTATGGAGAACATTACTTTTAAACATGTAATGGTTGTAATGATTGTACTTTCGTACACATGCAATTCAACAAATTTACCTTTGAAACAGAAACATTGACGTTGCTCTTCCCCTTCGGCGGCGTTGTTCCTCGGAGCTCCGCCGTCTTGCGCTCATTGTCTTCGTGCTCGGTGGTCCTCGGATTCGTCAAGCTCGGTAAGTCCTCGCCGGATCTGGGTAGTTGGCAGATCCGAAGGTTGAAGAAGAAGGTGGACATGGTGGTAAACTTCGCGACGGATTCAATGGCGATGGGTGTAGGTTCTCTGGGACCGGTGACTGGTGACTTCCCGACTGTGGAGGGGCTGCTCCGTCAATCCAAGGCGTTAAGTGGAGCAGTGGCAGCGGTGCACCGCCGGCTCGTCCTCGTCGTCGGCAATGTCGGGTCCAGATGGATCTGGTTGTAATTTTTCATTTTGTTCTGGACCTTTCTGTAAGTTCAAAGTTCTAATATCATCTTAATTacttccccgcaaaaaaaaaaaaaaaagaaacagaaacattGACATCCGACCTCAATGTAAGTATCATGTGATGTTGGCATTGGAGCCAAAACAATACAAGCCTTTGATTGTTGAGATCAAAACAACATCCTAGAGGCTTTTACATACAGATGACGTAACAAGCATCACGGGGAAACCAGGGAGTTTTGATAGCATGACACTTTTGATTTGCACAGAAGTAGACATACAAAAAATGCATGAATTGAGAGGTTCCCTTGCATGACTCTATTATTAATACAACAAGGAAAATCAAAGACAAGACAGGCAAGGTAACGACATTAGAGTGTTGGGCAGGCAATGTCACTTCTTGAACAATCAAATTAAATTGAGGAGTGTCACACGTCTGACGATTTTGTCGAGGgcatcgacgtcgttggggatgtAAACCGGCGTCGGGACAGTCACGGGCGTCGGGACAGTCCCGAACAAGCACTTGGGGTGCAAGTTGATGTTGCAGGGAAGGCACTGGTAGCGCCCATGGCAGCTGGTGCGACAGAGCGTGCATTCGACCGGCGCGCCCACGGCGAGCACGAAGGTGTGCGCCATGTGCATGGGCGACACGGCCGTGGGTGGCAGCTGAGAGCAGATAGGGTGCACGCAGACGTCGCACCCCCAGCAGCTGTAGTTCATGCCCTTGATGGGCTCCTCGCACATGCTGCATGTAACCGAGCCATCCAGGAACCCGGCTCGGTCGAAGGTGAGAGGGTGCTGGACATGGAAGGCGAAGGTCGAGGCCGGCGGGCAGGTCGCGCAGAACTCGTGCATGTCGAAGTCGCAGAGGTCGCAGCGGTAGTGGGAGCCTACGCCGAGGCAGCCGCAGCCGTCGCAGCGGAAGCTGCTGCCGGTGTCGCGGAGCACCAGGGGGTGCTTCCTGTGAGCGATGTGGTGTATCTCCCTCGACATTGTGAAGAGGTGTGTTAGGGGAATGGTGTGAGAGGTGGAGTTGAGCTGAGCCAAATGCGTGGTATATATAGAGATATTATCCGTGGGCTGGGCAACAGCTCTGGTTCTGGAATTTGTTTTCTAACAGGCGGAACGGGAGACGGGAAGATGAGGCATGGAGGCAAGTCATCACGATCACGCCCCCCTGCAGCGCTCAGCAGGGCAAGGGTGCTTTTCTCTCGTCTCATTCAGTCTGGTTGGACGACGTGTTCCGCACTCGCAGCCCTCTCCAATTCTCCATTAGTTTTGAGAAGTTCCGTACAGACTGTAATCTACGGTGGTACGGTACACATTATTGATTGGAACCACGCACACACGAGGTGGAGCACCATGCCTCCTTTTTTAAGTTGATACCCCACTTGTTTGATTATTTCATATAGGGTGCGTTTGGTAGGCTGCATGCTCCTTGACTCGCATCGGGTCAGCAATTTTCGGTccgtttggttgcctgggccGAGATGCGTTCTTGCACGAATCGCTTCTCAAAGCAGCGTCGAGCCATACCCTGGAGGAACGGCCGGTTCGGCAATTTTCAACGGTGCAGGCAAATCTACACGCCGGTTGATGCAAACGGGAATCTTCGGTGCACACGCGAAGACGAGAATGGAGATGGCGGGAGCTGCGGCGCGCATCGGCGAAAAACGAAAAGGGGGTGGGAAGGATTCTGTCACCTCCCGCCGCGCTCCATGGCCTATTTCTACCCTCTCCTCCACTCTCCCCCCAAATTTCGagctcctcctcccgtcggcaaGGAGGTAAGATGCGCACGCATCTCCGGTCGATGATGgttgcagcggcggcggcgagtaCATCTGGGCTGCTTCGTCTACTTCCTGGTCCAGCGCATCTTCACCTCCGGCGATGACTGTAAGGCATCCCTTATCCCGGTACCGGGGTAATGTTTAGATCTAGGTTAGGAGTAATCAGATCTTGTGTAGGGTTTGGTCTTGTAGCAAGGGTTAGTTCGGATTGTGGTGAGCTATCATGATCTTGCTAGGGTTCGACATTTCCGGTTGCTACTTTGTCCCAAATGTGCTCACCTTCCATGGTCTTGCAAGGGTTTGTGCTATTCACCATTGCAATGAACTGCTTGTCTGATTAGGATGATTGTTGGTATGGTTTATGCTATTCACATGTCTTTTCTTCCAAGTAGATTCACATTATATGTACTACGATGTGTGTGAGACTCCTTCAATGATGAATTTAGCCAGGCGCTTGTCTGCGTTGGGGACTCTCAGATCCCTTCACAAGTTCCCGATTCACAACCCGCCTATGACTCCAAGGTGGCGGTCATCCCTCTGCCTATGTCTGACCTGGTGGCTCAGGTAGCAGCAGAGGTCGCGGCTAGGTTGGCCACCACAAAGAAGAACAAGAACCGCAGGGAAGCGGAGAGGGCCTTGAAGACCGGGCAGAAAGTGACTGCCACCATGAAATGGCTTCCATTCATGTCCAGCTTCGTGTTGAAGAAGATGTGCGGCTTGATCCAGAGCGGAGTGAGAACTGACAAAGGATTCAAGGAAGTCCATCTGAATGTTGTGGCGAAGGGCCTTTTTGACCATTGTGgtgtctccgtgtgctccactcaggtgtacaaccACCTAAGGAAGTAGAGGCAGAGGTGGTTCACCATTAGCAGGCTCCGCGATCTAAGCGGGGCTCAGTGGTGCGAGGATACCAAATGCATCATCCTTGAGGGTGAGCGCTACTGCGGGCACGTCGCGGTGAGCACCTCACTAACTCAGTCCACCTCACTAACTCTTTTGATCAGCCACTAGGAGAACTAACATCATTGTCCCTTCGTATCGTAGGATCACCCAAAGGACGCGGAGTTCCTGAATGTGCCCATTGCCAACTACGACGAGATGCATATACCATCTTCTCCTTCGGCCTCGCCACCGGCAAGTACGCCATGGGATCCAGTGAGCCCCAAGGCTCGGCTGCAGCAAATCCTGTACCTGAGGATGCTGAAACCCAGGAATTCGACACGGTCAACCTCGATGCTGAGAAGGTTGCCGACGCGCCTGAGAAGGTGACCGCCGGCAAGAGGAAGAGAGGTGACTTCGCCGACGACGAGCTGGTGGCCTTCACCAACATGATTGTTGCTGTGAAGGACGCCGCACATGCCATTAGGGACAACAAGCCCACAGACATGCACCCTGACCTATACAATGCAGTCATGGACATGCTTGGATTCGCCGAGGATGATCTCATGGCCGCTCTGAGTCACCTCGTCGACCACAAGGCCTAGGGTTCCAGCTTCGTTGGCATGATCGAGCCACACCGCGTCCTCTGACTGAGGAACTACCTTGGCAAGTACCACTCAAAGGTGTAGTGGTGCCCTTGAGGGGGTGGTTCAGGGATGCATGcatggagctggtgatgatgatgatgatgtaaaTTCAGGCAGTAGTTAAGGATGAAAAACATTTGATGGCCCCCTTTTGTAACTATGATAAGGTGGTATATACCAACCCATTAGGTGATGGTGAACTTGTGGTGTTAGGATGACACCC
It includes:
- the LOC127349120 gene encoding protein VACUOLELESS GAMETOPHYTES-like — encoded protein: MSREIHHIAHRKHPLVLRDTGSSFRCDGCGCLGVGSHYRCDLCDFDMHEFCATCPPASTFAFHVQHPLTFDRAGFLDGSVTCSMCEEPIKGMNYSCWGCDVCVHPICSQLPPTAVSPMHMAHTFVLAVGAPVECTLCRTSCHGRYQCLPCNINLHPKCLFGTVPTPVTVPTPVYIPNDVDALDKIVRRVTLLNLI